A single Plasmodium knowlesi strain H genome assembly, chromosome: 13 DNA region contains:
- a CDS encoding ubiquitin fusion degradation protein 1, putative, with protein MWSFTNFNNFLGRDFLNISEPFTEEYTCYPVSFIGKDDMENGNKIILPQTALNALARRHISWPMLFEVSNPYTEKRTHSGVLEFISDEGTCHMPYWMMQQLCLKEGDIVRVTSVSLPKGTFVKLKPCSTDFMELSNHRAVLETALRNYATLTIGDNIVIHYLGKTYEIKIVDLKPAFACTIIETDVEVEFEEPVNYNQSVQYVEEPVSVEESKFKGKGQRTDGKVCKTSKKDKVKQKVVENIEPWKDKLVGGVRTKCAEYEDLLRKGRIPGIIGKFQERKN; from the exons atg TGGAGTTTTAcgaattttaataatttcctGGGAAGAGACTTTTTAAACATATCCGAACCCTTCACGGAAGAATACACTTGCTATCCTGTGTCATTCATTGGAAAAGATGACatggaaaatggaaacaaaA TTATACTTCCACAGACGGCTCTAAATGCCCTAGCTAGGAGGCACATTTCATGGCCAATGCTTTTCGAAGTTTCTAACCCGTATACG GAAAAGCGCACACACAGTGGAGTTCTGGAGTTTATTTCAGATGAAGGGACATGTCACATGCCATACTGG ATGATGCAACAACTGTGCCTGAAGGAAGGAGACATCGTGAGAGTCACCAGCGTTAGCCTACCCAAAGGCACTTTTGTTAAACTGAAGCCGTGCTCGACGGATTTTATGGAACTCTCCAATCACAGAGCTGT CCTTGAAACGGCACTGAGGAATTACGCCACCCTGACCATTGGCGACAATATCGTAATTCACTACTTGGGAAAGACATACGAGATAAAGATTGTG GACTTGAAACCCGCCTTCGCTTGCACTATTATCGAAACGGACGTTGAGGTTGAATTTGAGGAGCCAGTGAACTACAACCAAA GTGTGCAATATGTAGAGGAGCCCGTATCCGTGGAAGAAAGc AAATTCAAAGGAAAGGGACAAAGGACGGATGGGAAAGTCTGCAAAACCAGTAAGAAGGATAAAGTCAAGCAGAAGGTTGTTGAAAATATAGAACCGTGGAAGGATAAGCTAGTTGGAGGAGTCAGG ACCAAGTGTGCCGAGTATGAAGATCTGCTAAGGAAGGGTCGTATCCCTGGAATAATCGGAAAATTCCAAGAGCGAAAAAACTAA
- a CDS encoding liver specific protein 1, putative: MRVAHLFSLSLLFLAAHDVLCSKKKGKILGSFSKNSNIVEYLSFLAEDEYKTLLQEVDNELVNKIKNKEIVTKENITATLQLLDKKYKEIDDGAKKRAIANVIIDIREALQKNLPHAENNNEDVENKKELNKSNFLLKLENTYIKRDLANFKKITEDISIRKSYLDKKFKMCGISSEQFLYGAPGKINLSDSSIMEIDYPLFINIVNNNTCQDDLSSSSTSFQSIQLNKFLDLYKPVLDFNMDLLETALKHEMKAYEDSKNEIFFLIRDHYKNYGEVKKFLLNIPMSKLPDSKPNDEMKKEITEYNRIFTYSGGVSESNRKPGDGHILGRHAKEPVYIQPKRYKRIIKIPVKRKKSFINDKTQINVKSPVNVGQLFLRKKENFEQAKKNIYEYHIFLNKSKEKEDEIEAGAVADAIANFDAENLPIEHVTVSSPHTTDSNILKRITIRKFFHKDSTGEEVGGDQPLSLEHEGKGTLPCPENSQYISDGCFYVIPLIHFNYPSGSMYCTPCSNYDKSTYEKCDFRGNFINLNYGKNCLVCIPPSALNNCICNVNSMNGSAPEILMKHPEAILHHPPDQNCMYKNLCTSCAQPSRKLFSSLQKSYICPYCKLRKSVKGEDCTDGYRTKVAPCTSQKGMFYGQAVTNFTILDDDEDEDSIRNVISSGKKAHDKKKTYTDEKAYGEKRRNQPQYPIKDDPSNQGYFKKMYNIDVTANEYDELRQRSPNRVVPLSSDFFDKGNLKGRDGAYDDEDDDEEEEEDDVEEDEVIEGKKGKEKGGENDGVNGPEVDGEDDEDDEGEDEDGVKGKEKSSSKERDNQRYDKKYQQKDDESGKGEVKGKDNFDVTGEDIVMDEEDGGIPYDTNIYDFGEFLKNDNHMNYFKDLYYSTVHNKDSNENKKEEKSFLLNLRFLYKTTFFSRKRTIVSAFLKTPNLDVEYNKGKILFLFKNLFSKIFKDVDYKIKESLVQMIPVVESDEEEDAELTGFDMDFGKVKEHYAGSINMFRHSVFDIHHMAIYFIGPDEKYILLEDIIREIHEEREEEFFDGVVRHYEEGDTHVVEEVSNEAVPNEAVPNEAVSNQAISNQAMDRTDQAKQAKEAEQVGTDMEEGTQGAKENQKGSLQKGEVNQEKREPEEERGETDQGKRTADEEKEKANQEEGEEKQEKGKTKQEKHKSEKAKKKADKLKLKKGKLNQEEDKLNTKVGDTKPISGGEMQSEETKAADKASNKATEKSVDQPEDVALSGKEAQREKGQQEHNADFLKILSNYGNLLSKEDMNVIKDNLNNLVVEKRMINGGEIIEIIIKKKESKQEKEEVDDSNDKYESISIDGDEGVDTINETVKKYMEKYFSVHNIPIYYIENGKISKNTIHVTSDVNCNLDMLKMSILGISNITDKSIDQFNFFLVPKEVEFYNPSKFQEIPHSIWNVQDLYNYSKSIGRKIVIASVDENDLDSIRPRSFDYLYESNRDSEELSAMEGEFVQALAESEPGDDTASVESGIILKKANKRIVPDENPPTRSYEENEIEYINKEITILEDEELYRKGSYYSFFEIYLDNPNRKVNVYNAPIQKTYNLNLFAVDLMNRIVHVPSTFINTNSYKKGMSILDIYTCLEYFSFNRNTNVISSIIYDKSVTLYEILKYLNEKDEHLLIRNKRTEECEDVDNLENIKIPQSINLKDSKIIHLEIPIFYLDEQSYFYHDRLTLMNVPENMTALDLSNFVKNIINSKLNSFNINALKDLQIFTIREKKWENVDDTLTASELKMNHNDLYTLFIRKKFLTKNNFQTLANLEIDLADSNIYIKKLDIYINYNFGPYSLHHLSLYIDSNNLKNLILRNTNAFISDSFLREFFFVYSSRHPVGGGYKVEHPEQDSEHSVDYQLSNGQLSNGQLSNGQLSNGQLSNGQLSNGQLSNGQLRNGQLRNGHLSSGDNSEVYIEDEEESKGGDKKIAFLFLLNMLSRFYKIKFSASRMMETVLAQLLELSGKDSNENPLLEMKKSSKKTKNLELYLGNNSKKISVKNVPLSLLVWKFINILMRGSFNIPVEEKEKLYNLFVIVPKDKHKVKNHDYYFSSIPGYTIEEMLKIIEKDNLLLMKAYPDHLNHIRNSEHFDSYMIFPLDSLPSVIDFNNPVGSLSFYVNYKNEKKITHIINVPEKITTDKLLKSILLDMYSKWQKLPKDEKIKFSLYVDNDEITDVKKYINSGEGAQLRTFISLGKKKNDQKKSKKNYVDLDKITELDAINVSDAELKTAQLYDKTLREILVKDYIDYNNISVSGYTLSIYVYDGVAYKPVVIFNVPLSATNKDIINFLLIKANHINTKKLVDEFLLLNEESFILMKTKTIVEQNVVFIGELTELINLDRTKLYVVHKPLFNALDDIFRNVAGRKYDFKSEKNTVINVNDEKGTLTFNLMFNKNKKRVLTVLNIPHNMYITEFLRFAIGYQRKWIYKYVNFYLIKGSEKYVLNDYKDVIRYGRTISEIFKMCKSGDPCTLHIEIMSHDSANKVKKENLDGRDRGSIVIKELRKKLVADEIDNKKLDLSVVCFEYNAGLYEKHLFGASRICNIPKNYTVADVLNYVKTKLKEETKMKNVDDLQLKIIFNESYVTIPEELNMEYVINYYFTDAPSIVSISQKDELLNLIHLTLHDTVIDIKNDTFVKKSIPLYIKKGRHLQNVKLKNIPFGITEDNLITYLLNYLTKNAEVIKFMKDNTSVCIYPNCDPVYVHLEKKQLSFVASLSYHIAMKKIIYLSTVESHENFYSQLSHFEFNFEKSQYYSETKASRSSSSKTTKKNNNTDVLMNIDVNIHFPNLQKTVRVKNFNMDMEIEDLLSKTFQSITTKSYKWNDLFTFVGSTSMYNNDSQGNDKEEGSYLEDKKAKTFKDQLYEEGNITFIYKSEHNAIHDYLISRVIYMPAMINYQTTYISLKTSISGFHNNTTTLYGFPNYLTPAFTLTIVQYNFFKLIGKTYLDLFGCSYDDRFNDEDLYDHTQIALKKSDPILKDSLKGESKKEKMRLIMKVRRKDAKYIDTIKDLTTSELNIECQKLENEEDMEECTDMISALNTSSIFWRSSVLGFMANSVVIRDNYNNTLMLPYIDFRVNEKILLQNILCHINLSPYLYKLFELTHIDKKGISFKKGLKNSVPHIQCLLSYGFSIYFDLNHNNKLDNYYGFQIGGVESFDITQVHSFQNLHEQHFVEFFLHNSDGTHVFVKNVYRDMTVSTLINELSKARHHIHGVKYNEVSSFYKLIYILDQKDIFEIKPDASIEDVYDIVLRYSKSNFVLKVVKKDGQGYRDGNDDRSSSLAERDMPEMHLSSYPSIVDLSQNNFQVVMYLLLKPLENNNLFRDQTAPKIIINNVPSSTFIVSIKEYLLILFKDYFERLELSQNLHSRFYEFEINLVIVSMNPITRKIQELNANILSNLTVSNFYSIYYNAGLVLQLDKVKIFKPNFYNDFIKHFSSVVIDFSYESLQKS, from the coding sequence ATGAGGGTGGCCCATCTTTTTTCCTTGAGCCTGCTATTCCTCGCAGCGCATGATGTCCtgtgcagcaaaaaaaaaggaaaaatacttGGGAGCTTTTCAAAGAATAGCAACATTGTGGAGTACCTCTCCTTCTTAGCCGAGGATGAATACAAAACACTGTTGCAAGAGGTGGACAATGAATtagtgaacaaaataaaaaacaaagaaatagtaaccaaggaaaatataacgGCAACCTTACAACTACTAGATaagaaatataaagaaattGACGATGGAGCTAAGAAGCGAGCAATAGCAAATGTCATTATTGATATTAGGGAGGCTCTTCAGAAAAATTTACCCCATgcggaaaataataatgaagatgtggagaacaaaaaagagcTAAACAAAAGCAACTTTTTACTTAAACTAGAAAATACTTACATCAAGAGAGACTTAgccaattttaaaaaaattacggaAGACATATCCATAAGAAAATCCTACttggataaaaaatttaaaatgtgtGGTATATCGAGCGAACAATTCTTATATGGAGCCCCCGGAAAAATTAACCTATCAGATAGTAGCATAATGGAGATAGATTACCCTCTATTTATTAACATTGTAAATAATAATACATGTCAAGATGACCTATCCTCAAGTAGTACCTCCTTCCAATCGATTCAGCTTAACAAGTTTCTCGATCTGTACAAACCCGTTCTTGATTTCAACATGGACCTCCTAGAAACTGCACTCAAGCATGAAATGAAGGCCTACGAAGACTCAAAGAAtgaaatattcttcctcatccgagatcattataaaaattatggagAAGTAAAGAAGTTCCTGTTGAACATTCCAATGAGCAAGCTTCCTGATTCTAAGCCAAatgatgaaatgaaaaaagaaataacagAATATAACAGGATCTTTACCTACTCTGGGGGAGTTTCGGAGAGTAACAGAAAGCCAGGCGATGGGCACATCCTTGGTAGACATGCTAAGGAGCCTGTATACATTCAACCAAAGAGATATAAAAGGATTATAAAAATTCctgtgaaaaggaaaaaaagttttataAATGATAAAACACAAATTAACGTTAAATCGCCTGTTAACGTTGGCCAATTGTTCCttaggaagaaagaaaattttgagCAAGccaaaaagaatatatatgagtatcacatatttttaaacaagagtaaagaaaaggaagacgaGATCGAAGCCGGCGCTGTTGCAGACGCCATTGCAAATTTTGATGCGGAGAATCTCCCCATTGAACACGTAACAGTGTCCAGCCCACACACAACCGATAgcaatattttaaaaagaataacaaTTAGAAAGTTTTTTCATAAAGATTCCACGGGAGAAGAAGTAGGAGGAGATCAACCACTATCGTTAGagcatgaaggaaaaggtacaCTACCCTGTCCAGAAAACTCCCAGTACATTAGCGATGGCTGCTTTTATGTCATCCCACTAATCCACTTCAACTACCCATCAGGTAGTATGTACTGTACACCTTGTTCTAACTATGACAAAAGTACATATGAAAAGTGCGATTTTAGGGGGAATTTTATCAACCTCAATTATGGCAAAAATTGCCTTGTATGTATCCCCCCTAGTGCACTTAACAATTGCATCTGCAATGTGAATTCTATGAACGGCTCAGCTCCAGAAATCCTGATGAAACATCCGGAGGCAATTTTGCATCATCCGCCTGACCAGAATTGTATGTACAAGAACTTATGCACCAGTTGTGCCCAACCCAGTAGGAAATTATTTAGCTCTCTTCAGAAAAGCTATATTTGCCCGTACTGTAAATTAAGGAAATCGGTCAAGGGGGAGGATTGTACTGATGGGTATAGGACTAAGGTGGCACCCTGCACGAGTCAGAAGGGCATGTTCTACGGACAGGCTGTGACGAATTTTACCATCcttgatgatgatgaagacgaaGATTCCATCAGGAATGTAATTTCCTCTGGGAAAAAAGCGCAtgataagaagaaaacgtATACTGATGAGAAAGCATATGGTGAGAAAAGACGAAACCAACCACAATATCCCATTAAAGATGATCCGTCAAACCAAGGATATTTCAAAAAGATGTACAATATAGATGTGACTGCAAACGAGTACGACGAATTAAGACAAAGATCCCCCAATAGAGTGGTGCCCCTAAGCAGTGATTTCTTCGATAAAGGCAACTTAAAGGGGAGGGATGGGGCTTacgatgatgaagatgacgacgaagaagaagaggaagatgatgTGGAAGAGGATGAGGTGatagaagggaaaaaaggaaaggagaaaggtgGAGAAAACGATGGGGTAAATGGACCAGAAGTAGACGGagaagatgatgaagatgatgagggCGAAGACGAAGATGGagttaaagggaaggaaaaatcatCGAGCAAGGAAAGAGACAATCAAAGGTATGACAAAAAATATCAGCAAAAGGATGACGAATCAGGTAAGGGAGAAGTAAAAGGGAAGGACAATTTTGATGTCACGGGTGAAGATATCGTAATGGACGAAGAGGACGGTGGCATCCCATATGACACCAATATTTACGATTTTGGAGAATTTTTGAAGAACGATAATCACATGAACTATTTTAAGGATCTGTATTACAGCACTGTGCATAATAAAGACAGTAATGAaaacaagaaggaagaaaaaagcttCCTCCTAAACTTGAGGTTTTTATATAAGACCACATTTTTTAGTAGGAAGAGGACAATTGTAAGTGCCTTTTTGAAAACGCCTAATTTGGACGTTGAGTacaacaaaggaaaaatcctctttttattcaaaaatttgtttagcaaaatttttaaagatgTAGAttataaaattaaggaaTCGCTAGTGCAGATGATCCCGGTGGTTGAAAgtgatgaagaggaggatgcAGAGTTAACCGGGTTCGATATGGATTTTGGAAAAGTCAAGGAGCATTATGCTGGGTCGATAAACATGTTTAGGCACTCCGTTTTTGACATACACCATATGgctatttattttattggGCCAGATGAAAAGTACATCCTGCTTGAGGATATCATCAGAGAGATACACGAGGAAAGGGAGGAGGAATTCTTCGATGGGGTTGTGAGACACTACGAAGAGGGGGACACCCATGTGGTGGAGGAAGTGTCAAACGAAGCCGTGCCAAACGAGGCGGTACCAAACGAGGCGGTATCAAACCAGGCGATATCAAACCAGGCAATGGACAGGACTGATCAAGCGAAACAGGCGAAAGAAGCAGAACAAGTAGGAACGGACATGGAGGAAGGAACACAGGGGGCAAAGGAGAACCAGAAGGGGAGTCTTCAGAAAGGTGAAGTTAACCAGGAGAAGCGTGAACCAGAGGAGGAAAGAGGCGAAACTGACCAAGGAAAACGCACAGCAGacgaagagaaagaaaaggcaaatcaagaagaaggagaagaaaaacaagaaaaaggaaaaacaaaacaggAAAAGCACAAGTCagagaaggcaaaaaaaaaagcagacaAGCTGAAACTAAAGAAGGGAAAGCTGAACCAGGAGGAGGATAAGTTGAATACTAAAGTAGGGGATACGAAGCCCATATCGGGTGGAGAGATGCAAAGTGAAGAAACAAAAGCAGCAGACAAAGCGTCGAATAAAGCAACGGAGAAATCGGTAGATCAACCTGAAGACGTCGCACTCAGTGGAAAGGAAGCACAAAGAGAAAAGGGCCAACAAGAACACAATGCAGATTTTCTGAAAATCCTATCGAATTATGGAAATCTTCTCTCCAAGGAGGATATGAACGTGATCAAAGACAACTTAAATAATCTGGTTGTAGAGAAAAGGATGATAAACGGAGGAGAAATCATAgaaattattataaaaaaaaaagagtccaagcaagaaaaggaagaggtgGACGATAGTAACGATAAGTATGAGTCCATTTCCATTGATGGAGATGAAGGAGTAGATACCATTAACGAAACGGTGAAGAAgtacatggaaaaatatttcagcGTTCATAATATACCCATATACTATAtagaaaatgggaaaatctCAAAAAACACCATCCACGTTACATCAGATGTTAACTGCAATTTGGACATGCTGAAGATGAGCATCCTAGGAATCAGCAACATTACGGACAAGTCGATAGAtcagtttaattttttccttgttccgAAGGAAGTCGAATTTTACAACCCAAGCAAATTTCAGGAAATTCCACACTCCATCTGGAACGTGCAAGATTTGTACAACTATAGCAAATCGATAGGGCGAAAAATAGTGATTGCTTCGGTTGATGAAAATGATTTGGACAGTATAAGACCCAGAAGTTTCGACTATTTGTACGAGTCGAATAGAGACAGTGAGGAGCTCTCCGCGATGGAGGGGGAATTTGTGCAGGCGCTCGCCGAATCAGAACCGGGCGACGACACCGCAAGCGTGGAAAGTGGAATTATACTAAAGAAGGCGAATAAGCGTATCGTACCTGATGAAAATCCCCCAACAAGAAGTtacgaagaaaatgaaattgaGTACATAAACAAAGAAATAACAATCttggaagatgaagaattgTACAGAAAGGGAAGTTATTACAGCTTCTTTGAAATTTACCTGGACAACCCCAATAGAAAAGTGAACGTTTACAACGCACCGATACAGAAGACATATAACTTGAATTTATTTGCAGTGGACCTTATGAACAGAATAGTGCACGTGCCATCTACATTTATAAATACCAATTCGTACAAGAAGGGTATGTCCATCCTGGACATATACACTTGCTTGGAATACTTCTCCTTTAACAGAAATACGAACGTTATTAGTTCCATTATTTACGATAAATCAGTCACCTTATATGAAATTTTGAAGTACCTGAATGAGAAGGACGAACATTTGCTCATTCGAAATAAGAGGACTGAAGAGTGTGAAGACGTGGACAAtttagaaaatataaaaattccTCAATCCATAAATTTGAAGGATTCCAAAATTATACATTTGGAAATACCAATTTTTTATCTGGACGAACAGTCCTACTTTTATCATGACAGATTAACTCTCATGAATGTACCGGAAAATATGACCGCATTGGATTTGTCAAATTTTGTGAAGAATATAATTAACTCTAAATTGAATTCCTTCAATATAAATGCTCTTAAAGatttacaaatttttacCATCCGGGAGAAGAAGTGGGAAAATGTAGATGACACATTAACAGCGagtgaattaaaaatgaaccaCAATGATTTGTATACGCtttttattagaaagaaatttttgaCGAAAAATAACTTCCAGACTTTAGCTAATTTGGAAATCGATTTAGCCGATAGTAATATCTACATAAAGAAGCTAGACATTTACATCAACTATAATTTTGGTCCGTATAGTTTGCACCATTTGTCACTGTATATTGACTCCAACAATTTGAAGAACCTGATACTTAGAAATACGAATGCATTCATATCAGACTCCTTTTTGCGCGAGTTTTTCTTTGTGTACAGCAGCAGGCACCCGGTGGGGGGTGGTTATAAGGTGGAGCACCCAGAACAGGACAGTGAACATTCGGTGGACTACCAACTGAGCAATGGTCAACTGAGCAATGGTCAACTGAGCAATGGTCAACTGAGCAATGGTCAACTGAGCAATGGCCAACTGAGCAATGGTCAACTGAGCAATGGTCAACTGAGAAATGGTCAACTGAGAAATGGCCACCTGAGTAGCGGAGATAACTCTGAAGTGTACATCGAAGATGAGGAGGAATCCAAAggaggggataaaaaaatagccttcctcttcctcctcaacATGCTCAGCAGGTTCTACAAGATAAAATTCAGTGCGAGCAGAATGATGGAAACCGTCCTGGCGCAATTGTTGGAACTGAGTGGGAAAGACTCAAACGAAAATCCACTactggaaatgaaaaaatcgtCCAAGAAGACTAAAAATTTGGAACTCTACCTAGGAAATAACTCCAAGAAAATATCAGTAAAGAATGTACCCCTGTCCTTATTGGTGTGGAAATTTATCAACATACTGATGAGAGGATCGTTTAACATCCCAgttgaagagaaagaaaagttgTACAATTTATTTGTAATCGTACCGAAGGATAAGCACAAGGTGAAGAACCACGACTACTACTTTAGCTCCATCCCTGGATATACCATAGAAGAAATGCTAAAAATTATAGAAAAGGACAATCTACTTTTGATGAAGGCATACCCAGATCACCTCAATCACATTCGGAATAGCGAACATTTCGACTCGTATATGATATTCCCTCTTGATTCGCTACCATCAGTCATCGATTTTAACAACCCCGTTGGGTCTCTAAGCTTTTACGTTaactacaaaaatgaaaaaaaaattacacatatTATTAACGTGCCAGAAAAGATAACCACAGATAAACTGCTAAAGTCTATACTTCTAGATATGTACTCCAAATGGCAGAAATTGCCAAAGGATGAGAAGATTAAATTTTCGCTTTATGTGGACAACGATGAAATAACGGATGTAAAAAAGTACATCAATTCTGGGGAGGGCGCCCAGTTGCGCACCTTCATTTcactaggaaaaaaaaaaaatgaccaaaaAAAATCTAAAAAGAATTACGTCGACCTGGACAAAATAACAGAACTAGATGCCATAAACGTTTCCGATGCAGAATTGAAGACAGCTCAGCTGTACGATAAGACCTTGAGGGAAATTCTAGTAAAGGATTACATCGATTATAATAATATCTCCGTGAGTGGGTACACCCTCTCAATTTACGTGTACGATGGGGTGGCGTATAAACCGGTGGTTATTTTTAATGTCCCCTTGAGCGCAACGAACAAGGACATTATAAACTTCCTACTTATAAAGGCCAATCATATTAATACGAAAAAATTGGTAGACGAATTTCTGTTGCTGAATGAGGAGTCCTTCATTTTGATGAAGACAAAAACCATTGTGGAACAAAATGTCGTATTTATAGGTGAACTTACAGAACTAATAAATTTGGACCGAACCAAACTCTACGTAGTTCATAAACCCCTATTTAACGCACTAGATGATATATTCAGAAATGTGGCAGGCAGAAAGTATGACTTCAAGTCTGAAAAAAATACCGTGATAAACgtgaatgatgaaaaaggTACCCTCACCTTTAACCTTATGtttaacaaaaacaaaaaaagagttCTAACTGTTCTGAACATTCCACACAATATGTACATTACAGAGTTCCTACGATTTGCCATTGGATACCAACGAAAGTGGATCTACAAGTATGTTAATTTTTACCTCATTAAGGGAAGCGAGAAATACGTTTTAAATGATTATAAGGATGTGATACGGTATGGAAGAACCATCAgcgaaattttcaaaatgtgtaaatCTGGAGACCCATGTACCCTTCACATTGAGATTATGTCCCATGACTCAGCCAAcaaggtgaagaaggaaaacctaGATGGCAGAGACAGGGGAAGTATAGTCATAAaggaattaagaaaaaaacttgtGGCAGACGAAATTGACAATAAAAAACTAGATCTATCAGTTGTCTGCTTCGAGTACAATGCGGGACTTTACGAGAAGCATCTTTTTGGGGCTTCCAGAATTTGTAACATTCCTAAAAATTACACTGTGGCGGATGTACTGAATTACGTAAAGACCAAGttgaaagaagaaacgaaGATGAAAAATGTGGATGACTTACAActtaaaataatatttaacGAATCATATGTAACCATACCAGAGGAACTGAATATGGAGTATGTGATTAATTACTACTTTACTGATGCGCCCTCAATCGTTTCTATCTCGCAGAAGGATGAATTATTGAACCTCATCCATCTAACTCTCCATGATACCGTTATAGACATAAAGAATGACACCTTCGTGAAGAAGAGCATACCtttgtatataaaaaagggaagacatTTGCAAAAcgtgaaattaaaaaatattccttttggCATTACGGAGGACAACTTGATAACATACCTGCTAAAttatttaacaaaaaatgcGGAAGTGATTAAATTTATGAAGGATAACACGTCAGTTTGTATCTACCCGAATTGTGATCCTGTGTATGTGCACTTGGAGAAGAAGCAGCTCTCCTTCGTTGCGTCTTTGTCGTACCATATCGCCATGAAAAAAATCATCTACTTGTCTACAGTAGAGTCTCATGAAAATTTCTACAGTCAATTGAGCCACTTCGAAttcaattttgaaaagtCTCAATATTATAGCGAAACAAAGGCGAGTAGAAGCAGCAGCAGCAAGACAACCAAGAAGAATAATAACACCGATGTTTTAATGAACATTGATGTCAATATTCACTTCCCAAATTTACAGAAAACTGTTCGagtaaaaaatttcaacatGGACATGGAAATAGAAGACCTGTTGAGCAAAACTTTCCAATCTATAACGACGAAAAGTTACAAGTGGAATGATCTGTTCACCTTTGTTGGTagtacatctatgtataacAATGATTCCCAGGGAAATGACAAAGAAGAAGGGAGCTACTTGGAAGATAAGAAGGCCAAGACATTTAAGGACCAACtatatgaagaaggaaatatcaCCTTCATCTATAAGTCGGAACATAATGCAATACATGATTATTTAATCTCCAGAGTTATCTACATGCCCGCCATGATAAACTACCAAACAACATACATCTCTCTAAAAACGAGCATTAGTGGATTTCACAACAATACCACGACGTTGTATGGATTCCCAAATTATTTAACCCCCGCATTCACACTTACAATAGTGCAATACAATTTCTTCAAACTGATAGGAAAGACATACTTGGATCTCTTCGGGTGTTCCTACGATGATAGGTTTAACGATGAAGATCTATATGATCATACGCAAATCGCCTTGAAAAAGAGCGACCCCATTTTGAAGGATTCCCTCAAGGGAGaaagcaaaaaggagaaaatgagaCTTATCATGAAGGTCAGAAGAAAGGATGCGAAATACATCGACACAATAAAAGATTTGACAACCTCCGAATTAAACATAGAATGCCAAAAgttagaaaatgaagaagacatGGAGGAATGTACCGATATGATATCAGCTCTCAACACATCCTCCATATTCTGGAGGAGTAGTGTCCTAGGTTTTATGGCAAATTCCGTGGTCATCCGGGATAACTACAACAACACCTTGATGCTTCCATATATCGACTTTAgagtgaatgaaaaaattcttctccAAAATATTCTGTGTCACATTAACTTGTCACCTTACTTGTATAAGCTTTTCGAATTAACTCACattgataaaaaaggaatcagCTTTAAGAAAGGGCTAAAGAATAGCGTGCCACATATTCAGTGCTTACTATCATACGGGTTCAGCATTTACTTCGATCTGAATCACAACAACAAGCTCGATAATTATTACGGGTTCCAAATTGGGGGAGTAGAATCTTTTGACATAACCCAAGTACACTCCTTCCAAAATTTACATGAACAACATTTTGTGGAATTCTTTCTTCACAATTCGGATGGGACACATGTGTTtgtgaaaaatgtatatagaGACATGACTGTGTCCACTCTCATCAATGAGTTGTCCAAGGCAAGACATCACATCCACGGTGTGAAGTATAACGAGGTGTCCTCGTTTTATAAGCTCATATACATCCTGGACCAAAAGGATATTTTCGAAATTAAGCCAGATGCCTCCATCGAAGATGTGTACGACATTGTGTTGAGGTACTCCAAATCAAATTTTGTCCTCAAAGTGGTTAAGAAGGATGGCCAGGGGTACAGGGATGGTAACGATGATCGCAGTAGTAGCCTTGCGGAGAGAGATATGCCCGAGATGCACCTCAGCTCTTACCCTTCCATCGTCGACCTGAGCCAAAACAACTTCCAAGTCGTCATGTATCTGCTGCTAAAGCCACTGGAAAACAACAACCTCTTCAGAGACCAAACCGCCCCCAAAATTATTATCAACAACGTCCCTTCCAGTACCTTCATTGTTTCCATCAAGGAGTAccttctcattttatttaagGACTACTTTGAGCGATTAGAACTTTCTCAAAATTTGCACAGCAGATTTTACGAATTTGAAATAAACCTAGTAATTGTCAGCATGAATCCTATCACCAGAAAGATACAAGAACTGAACGCGAACATTTTGAGCAATCTCACCGTGTCCAACTTTTACAGCATCTACTACAACGCCGGTTTGGTTCTACAACTTGACAAAGTGAAGATTTTCAAGCCCAACTTTTACAACGACTTTATTAAACACTTTTCCTCCGTCGTCATCGACTTTTCTTACGAGTCGCTCCAGAAGAGCTGA